One stretch of Phycisphaerae bacterium DNA includes these proteins:
- a CDS encoding ABC transporter ATP-binding protein has translation MVEVLKNVTLHVRRGELTLLAGPSGSGKTTLLTIMGLLLKPTSGKIVLLGREVTALGEAALPAIRRRHIGFIFQGFNLLSSLNAVQNVEVALGLQGVTGRQARRQAMELLQHVGLEHRWRHRPAAMSGGEKQRVAVARALASPAELVLADEPTGNLDSNTGSQVIATLQQLAHEQNRAVLVVTHDQSLFTLADRIVRLRDGRILDDELVYRGASAKMPA, from the coding sequence ATGGTTGAGGTGCTCAAAAACGTGACCCTCCATGTCCGCCGCGGCGAGCTGACCTTGCTGGCCGGACCCAGCGGCTCGGGTAAAACCACCCTCCTGACCATCATGGGCCTGTTGCTCAAGCCGACCAGCGGAAAGATCGTCCTCCTCGGCCGCGAGGTCACCGCCCTGGGCGAGGCGGCCCTGCCCGCCATTCGCCGGCGCCATATCGGCTTCATCTTCCAGGGATTCAACCTGCTGAGCTCCCTGAATGCAGTCCAGAACGTGGAGGTCGCCCTCGGCCTGCAGGGCGTCACCGGACGCCAGGCCCGCAGACAGGCCATGGAACTCCTCCAGCACGTGGGCTTGGAACACCGCTGGCGACATCGACCGGCGGCCATGAGCGGAGGAGAAAAGCAACGCGTGGCCGTGGCCCGGGCCCTGGCCAGCCCCGCTGAGTTGGTGCTCGCCGATGAACCGACCGGCAACCTCGACTCCAACACCGGCTCCCAGGTCATCGCGACACTCCAACAACTGGCCCACGAACAGAACCGCGCGGTCCTCGTCGTGACCCATGATCAGAGCTTGTTCACCCTGGCGGATCGAATCGTCCGCCTCAGGGACGGCCGGATCCTCGATGACGAACTTGTCTATCGCGGGGCATCAGCTAAAATGCCCGCTTGA
- a CDS encoding FtsX-like permease family protein — translation MPAIALHNLIHDKHKLMLALVGIMFSVVLITLQLGILTNATHNAAGLVNNAGADVWVMQCGTRNVDQCETLSERRYYQVITVPGVAWAERLVVQFSPWKLPDGQQSTVTLVGLEPDSRLNLPWGMAVGQRDDIFHQNGIIIDERERSRYGSAARPLSVDDRLEIGGHRARVAGFSSGVGTFTFAPYVFTSYKRAQESGKLRPDTTKYVLVKALPGLSAEELRDRILQRVNEVDAFTTAEFAAKTSYYWLISTGMGLGVIAAATISLIVGTVIVGQTMYSATIERLHEYGTLKALGMSNIALAGVVVRQAIMTGLIGYAGGAAIAHFVGNRLPQYNVPVEVPLALLAVMLVVAVGMCVVASVSSVVRVFRLEPAIVFRS, via the coding sequence ATGCCCGCGATTGCCCTCCATAACCTGATTCACGACAAGCACAAGCTGATGCTTGCACTCGTGGGCATCATGTTCTCCGTCGTGCTTATTACCCTCCAACTGGGCATCCTGACCAACGCCACCCACAACGCCGCCGGCCTGGTCAACAACGCCGGGGCCGACGTCTGGGTCATGCAGTGCGGCACCCGAAATGTCGACCAGTGCGAGACCCTCAGCGAACGGCGATACTACCAGGTCATCACCGTCCCCGGCGTGGCCTGGGCCGAACGCCTGGTGGTTCAATTCTCGCCCTGGAAGCTCCCCGACGGACAACAGTCTACCGTCACCCTCGTGGGCCTCGAGCCCGACTCCCGCCTGAACCTGCCCTGGGGCATGGCCGTCGGCCAGCGAGACGACATCTTCCATCAGAACGGCATCATCATCGACGAACGCGAAAGGAGCCGGTACGGCTCGGCCGCAAGACCGCTCAGCGTCGACGACCGCCTCGAGATCGGCGGGCACCGGGCACGCGTCGCAGGCTTCAGCTCCGGCGTCGGTACCTTCACCTTCGCCCCCTATGTCTTCACCAGCTACAAGCGAGCTCAGGAATCCGGAAAACTGCGCCCCGACACCACCAAGTATGTCCTGGTCAAGGCCCTGCCCGGCCTCAGCGCGGAAGAACTCCGCGATCGCATTCTCCAGCGAGTCAACGAGGTCGACGCCTTCACCACCGCCGAATTCGCCGCCAAAACCAGCTACTACTGGCTGATCAGCACCGGAATGGGACTCGGCGTCATCGCCGCGGCCACCATCTCCCTCATCGTCGGCACCGTCATCGTCGGCCAGACAATGTACTCGGCTACCATCGAGCGCCTCCATGAGTACGGTACTCTCAAGGCCCTGGGCATGAGCAACATCGCCTTGGCCGGCGTCGTCGTCCGCCAGGCGATCATGACCGGATTGATCGGCTACGCCGGCGGAGCGGCCATCGCCCATTTCGTGGGCAACCGCTTGCCCCAGTACAACGTGCCCGTCGAAGTGCCGTTGGCCTTGCTGGCCGTCATGCTCGTGGTCGCCGTCGGGATGTGCGTGGTCGCAAGCGTCAGCAGCGTGGTTCGCGTGTTCCGTCTCGAACCCGCGATCGTGTTCCGCAGCTAA